ATTGCTCTATTTTGCGTTTGGTTCTGTAAAAGAAGCGTTGTTGGTGTATGTTGTAATTCCACTTTCTGCAGTTGGTGGCGTTTATTTATTGTGGCTTAGAGATTTGCCTTTTAGCATTTCTGCTGGTGTTGGTTTTATTGCCCTTTTTGGGATTGCAGTTTTAAACGGAATCGTTTTAATTGAGCATTTTAAAGAACTCAAAAAAGAAGGTTTTAACAACATTGAAGAGCTTATAAAGAAAGGAACAAAAGAGCGTTTGCGTCCTGTAATTTTAACAGCAACTGCTGCTGCTTTAGGTTTTTTACCCATGGCAATTTCTACAAATGCTGGTGCAGAAGTCCAGCGTCCTTTAGCAACAGTTGTTATTGGTGGTTTAATTACTGCAACCTTATTAACCTTAATTGTTTTACCAGTTTTATATGCTTGGTTTGAAGAAAAAAAGAATCTTAAAATGAATAAAAAAGCTCTTTTAACAATTGTTGGTTTCTTGTTTGTGTTACAAAGTAATGCACAAACAAAACTAAATTTGGAACAAACTTTGGGATTGGCAATTAAAAATAATACCGATTTAAAAGCGGCTAATTTAAAGATTGATAAAAGCAATGCACTTGTTAAAAATGCTTTTACGTTTGATAAAACGAATATTTATTATAGTTATGATGAAAATAATTTAGCCTTAAACAACCAACCTTTGCGTGTTTTTGGAATTGCACAAGATTTTAAATTTCCGACAGTTTATTTTGCTGATAAAAATGTATATCAAACAAAAGTAACTTTAGAAGAAAGTACATACAATATTAAATATCAACAACTAAAAAAAGAAGTTTCAAGTAACTATTATCAATTAGTGTATGCTAAAAACAAGGCCAAAACCTATGGTTTTTTAGATGGTTTGTACCAAGATTTTTCTAAAAAAGCAGTGCGTAGATTTGAGCTGGGTGAAACTAATTATTTAGAAATGATTACAGCAAAATCGAAACAAAAACAATTAGAAACACTCTATAAACAAGCTTTGCAAGAAGTTATTTTATCCGAAGAAAAACTAAAGGCTGTTGTACAAGTAGAAAGTCTGGAGATTGTTGATGAAAATGTATCCGTTTTAGAAATTCAAACCATTGCAACAAATAATAATGATGGTTTGCAATATTTTGAAAACGCCAAAAATTACGAAGAAGCACTTTATAAATTAGAGAAACAAAGTTTGTTGCCAGATATTAGTCTGGAATATTTTCAAGGCACGAACGATTTGTTAAACAACAACTTAACTGGTTTTCAAATTGGTTTAAAAATTCCGTTATTATTTTCTGGAAATTCATCAAAAATAAAAGCCTCAAAAATTTCTAAAAGTATTGCAGAAGCTGAGGAACAAAACTATAAATTGGTTTTAGAAGCGAAATATAAATCGCTTTTGGCAACTTTAAATCAATATAAAGAAAGCATCAATTACTATAATAATGAAGGTGAAAACCTAAAAAATGAAATTATAAAAACTGCCAATAGAACGTTTAAAGAAGGCGAAATCGACTTTTTTCAATATCTACAAAGTATTGAAACTGCTAAAGAAATAGAACTTTCTTATTTGGAAGATTTAAACACCTATAACCAAACAATTATCAACATTAACTACTTAACTTTAAATCCTTTTTAAAGATGAAAAATATAGCACTACTTTTAATATCAGTTTTATTTTTTGCTTGCGGAAATCAAGAAAAAAAGATAGAAACTGTTTCAGAAACAACAGAAAACAGTAATTTAATTACCATTAGCAAACAACAATTTGAAAGCGAAAAAATGGCTTTTGGTGAGCTCGTAGAACATCAATTTTATAATACTATAAAAACAACAGGCATAATTGATGTTCCACCAGAAAACAGAGCAAGTGTAAGTACTTTTATGGGGGGTTATGTAACTAAAATTCCACTTTTAATTGGCGATAAAGTAAAAAAAGGACAAATAGTTGCAACTTTACAAAACCCAGAATTTGTAGAAATTCAGCAAGATTATTTAGAGATTTCAGCACAATTGAGCTATTTAAAAAATGAATTTGAAAGACAGAAAACACTATATAATGAACAAATAACTTCCGAAAAAAATTACTTAAAAGCCGAAAGTAGTTACAAAAGTAATTTAGCAACATATAATGGTTTGCGTAAAAAATTACAAATGATGCATCTAAATCCAAATACAATTGAAAAGGGTGAAATTTCATCAACTATAAACTTATATGCACCCATAAACGGATTTGTAACCAAAGTAAATGTGAGCAATGGTTCTTACATTTCTTCCGCAAATGAAGTACTAGAAATTATAAATACGGAGCATATTCATTTGGAATTAAATGTTTTTGAAAAAGATATTTTAAAGATTAAAAAAGAGCAAAAAATAGAATTCAAAATTCCAGAAGCATCTACAAAAAGCTTTGAAGCTGAAGTTTATTTAGTGGGTACTTTTGTAAATAATGACAGAACTATAAAAGTGCATGGACACATAAATCATAAAGAGCAAACAAATTTTATAACAGGAATGTTTATTGATGCATCAATAATTTATAGCGAAAATAAAGAAATTTCATTACCAAAAAGTGCTGTTTTAAAAAATGAAAATAATGCGTTTGTATTTGTTTTAAATGATGAAAATAAAGATGCTTATGTTTTTGAAAAGATAAAAATTACAACTCAATTAGAAGATGAAAATTTTGTTCAAATTGAAAATCATCAATCTTTACAGAATAAAAAAATACTTACAGAAGGACTTTCTATGTTTTAAATCATTTATTTAGATAGATAATTAACGCAACCTTTTCTATTTTTTATCATCTATAAAATGTACTATTGTAATCTTATAAAAAAGAAAACCTAAAAATATTGGTACGTTCTTTGATAAGTTAATTAACTTAAAATTAAAAAAAATCAACCATGAAAAAAATTACATTACTTATTTTATTATTTGCTTCAACATTTGCAATTGCTCAAGAAAAAGAAGAAGAAAAGGATCCACAGGATATCAATAAAAATCACGAGATTAAGATTAATGCGTTTAACTTAATTGCATTTTCTTCTATAGATCTGTCTTATGAAAGGTTACTAAATTCAGAATCTTCAGCTGGTGTTGCTGTATTTTACAATTTTTCAGAATATGGAAATGATGATGTTGGTTTTCCTAAAAAATTCTCTATAACTCCATATTATAGATGGTTTTTTTCTGAAAATTCTTATGCTAGAGGTTTTTTTATTGAAGGTTTTGGTATGTTGAATACGTATCAAGATATTGAATACTTTTTTAATGATACCGAAAATATAAAAACTGAAACTTCCTTTGCTTTGGGTATTTCTGCTGGTGGAAAATTTGCTACTAAATCAGGATTTACAACAGAAGTGTATTTAGGAATTGGAAGAAACCTTACCAATAGTAATAATGATGAAGACTTTTTTCAAAATGAAATTATTGGAAGATTTGGTATTTCTTTAGGTTATAGATTTTAAGTTGCTAACTTAAAAAGTTATATTTTTGAATAAAAAATCATGAAAAAACTACTGTTACTTTCCGCGCTTTTTATAAGCTCTTTTACTTTTTCTCAAAAAGAAATAAAGTTAGATATTGCTGATGCACTTGTGATTAGAAGTTTAGAGTTTTCTTACGAACAATATATAAATACCGAATCTTCTTTTGGTGTTTCTGCACTTTTTAATTTAGCAAAACAAGACGTAGATTTTAGATATAATGAGAATGTAATGATTACTCCTTATTATCGTCATTATTTTACAACAGATTATACTTGGAACTTTTTTGGAGAAGGTTTTTTGGGAATAAATTCTGGAAAAGATTTAAATGTAGACACCTCTTTAACTACTACTTACACAAATTACACAGATGCTGCTTTAGGTGTTGCTGCTGGTTTAAAATATGTTGCAAATGGTGGTTTAACTATTGATGCGTATGCAGGAATTGGAAGAAATTTATTTGGTTCTAATTCACCTACTTTAGTACCAAGAATTGGCGTAAATGTTGGCTGGAGATTGTAATATTCAACTATTTTTTGGAAGTATTCACATAAAATACTATCAAAAAAAATAACAAAAATGGACGTAGAAAACATCATAAAAGAATTAAACTTTAAAGCCATTAGGAGTTCTGGTGCTGGAGGACAACATGTAAATAAAACCTCGTCTAAAATAGAATTAACGTTCGATTTAGAAAACTCAAATTCTTTATCTGATGATGAAAAAACACTGCTAAAAACCAAACTTTCATCAAAATTAACCAATGAAAATGTGTTGATTTTGTTTTGTGAAGAAACACGCTCTCAACATAGAAACAAAGATTTGGCAATTAAACGTTTTTTAGGGTTGATAAAAACAAACTTAATTAGACCAAAAAAAAGAAAGAAAACAAAACCAAGCAAAGGTGTTATAAAAAAACGCCTTGAAACCAAACAAAGAACTTCGGTTAAAAAAGCGTTACGTAAAAGACCAAAATTAGACTAAAAAAAAGTCGAGTAATTTAACTTAAAAGTTATAGTTACTCGACTTTATATTTTTAGTATTTATAAAACTTCTAAAAAGCTTCAGCAATATTTACGTAGAAATTTCCATCAGATTCGTTTCCTGCTCCATAATCAAAACGAATATTTAATTTTTCCTTTTTATCTAGCATAAAACGCAATCCTACTCCATAATTTAATTTTAAATCATTTAAACTTAAATCTGTAGATTTATTAAAAGCATCTCCTGCTCCAACAAAAGCAACAAAACCAAATCTACTATCTTTAAAGGTTTTTCTGTATTCTACTTGCGCTGCTAATAAATTTTCTTCAATATATCTTCCTTCAATATAACCACGCATCATTTGTTCGTTTCCAAAAAGAGCTAATTCAGCTAAAGGCACATCTCCATTTGCAAAATGACCAATGGCTTGAAATGCCAAAACATCATCATTTTTTTGTGAAATTTTCATGTAATGACGTAAATCAAATCGTGTTAAATCAAAATCATGTGTTCCTCCTAAAGAAGTATTGTAAAAACCTTTTGTAAGTTCAAAATACCAACCTTTAGATGCATTTAAAATATTATCTCTACTATCATATAAAAGCGCTAACTCAACTCCAGTAGACGTTGAGCCATCAAAACCTGTTGGCATGTTTACATCTAATAAACCATCTTCTTCAATGGTGGTATCATAAACTGTATTGTATCTAAAACCTCCTCCTAAAAACAAATAACGCGTAAAGGCCTGTTTTAAAAGAATTGGTTCTATTAAAAATTGATAGGTATCGTAAATTTCTTCATTGGTATCTGGTGAGTTTTGTCCTATTCCATAATACAATCTTGGGTAATTTTGAAAAATGATATTACCTGAAATTACCCATTTTTCTTGATTGGTAAAAATCTCAAAACCTGAATAAATAAAAAACTGATTGTTTAACGTGTACAACATAGAAACTGGCATGTTTGATGTTCTTGTTTCATCTCCACTTCCTTTAAATTTAAACAAGTATTTTGCACCAACTCCAAAACCAAAATTTGTTTCTGGGGAATAACTAACAATGGGTGCTGTTATAATTTTAGCTAAATATAAACTTGAATCTTTTGCAACCTTTTTTTTATTCGGATAAAAAGTAAACGTTTCTACAAAATTATCTAAACCACTTCCTTTCTTTTCTTCTTTTTCTTGTGAATTGATTGAAAACACGAACAAGAATATAAAAATTGTAAGTACTAAATTTTGAATTTTATTTTTTGATTGATGGCTTTTCATGTTATGATTTATAATTTCTACAAAGTTATTACGCGATTTTGCTAAAAATGAACTCATATAGATTTTTGCTTAATTGATATGAATAGAAAAAATTGATAAAAAAAATCACTTTTCTATTTCACAGTAAAAAAATCCAACTTAATTTTGCAGCGTTCTCATAAAGGGGTGCTAATTTTTAGTGTTCAGTTTACAGTTTCAGTTCACAGTTGAAAAACTTTGAATTTTTAATTTTAAACTTTGAATTAAAGAAAGGCTGAGATCATACCCAATGAACCTAGAACAGGTAATGCTGTTTAGGGATATTATAACAAGTTGTTGCAAATATTATTAAAGATCAAAGTGCATTTTGATTGCAATAATAGTAGCATATTTGAAACTAGTTTTTGGTACCGAAAATTAGCTAATTTGTGTTTTACTTGTAATAACAACAATTAATTATTCAATAATAATCACAAGAATAATTACCTCTTTTTATTCGTTTTAAATTTTTTAAAATGAAAAAAATATCCATTTTTTTATTCTTGTTTGTAAGTACACTTGCAAACGCCCAATCGTTTAAACTTTCAGGAAAAGTTATCGATACAAACAAAGAACCTTTACCAGGAGCATCTATTTTGGTTAAAGAAATTAACAAAGGAACATCAGCAGATTTTGATGGTAATTTTAATTTTACTCTACAAAAAGGAACCTACACCTTAGAAGTTTCATTTATAGGTTACAAAACAATTTCAGAGAAAATTACGCTTTCTAAAGATTTAGAATATGTAGTTGAGTTAAATGCTGATGAAACTGTTTTAGACGAAGTTTTAGTGGCTGCAGTTCGTGCAAATGCAGACATTCCTGTAACGTTCTCTAACTTATCAAAAAAAGAAATTGCCAAACGTAATTTAGGACAAGACATTCCTATTTTGTTAAACTACTTACCTTCTGTAGTTTCTTCCACTGATGGAGGTGCAGGAATTGGGTATACCTACATGAGCGTTCGTGGTTCTAACAACGAAAGAATTAACGTAACTGTAAACGGAATTCCTTATAATGATGCAGAAAGTCATGGTACTTTTTGGGTGAATTTAGGAGATTTTGCTTCCTCCACAGAAAATTTACAATTACAAAGAGGAGTTGGTACATCTACCAATGGTTCTGGAGCTTTTGGTGCTAGTTTAAACATTTTAACAGATGCAGTTTCAGAAGAAGCTTTTGGAGAAATTTCCAATTCTTTTGGCTCTTTCAACACCAGAAAACATACCGTAAAATTTAGTACTGGAAAACTGAATAATAACATAGAAATTGCAGGGCGTTTGTCTAATATTTCTACTGATGGTTATGTAGATAGAGCTTCTGCAGACTTAAAATCGTACTTTTTACAAGGAAGTTACTCTGATGAAAATACGTTGATAAAAGCAATTACTTTTGGCGGAAAAGAATTAACATATCAAGCTTGGTTTGGTTTAACTGCTGATGAATTAGCCGAAGATAGAAGACAAAATCCTTATACGTATGATAATGAAGTTGATGATTACAGCCAGAACCATTATCAATTACATTGGAATGAAAAATTGAACAATAATTGGTCTACAAACTTAGCTTTAAACTATACAAAAGGAGCAGGATTTTTTGAGCAGTTTAAAGAAGATGAAACTGCTGCAGACTTTAATAATATAATTGTTGATGGAAGTGATGTTATTGTAAGACGTTGGTTAGATAATGATTTTTATGTGTTTAATTTCAACACAAATTATAAAACTGATAAAATCAATTTTATAACGGGTATTTCTTATTCTCATTACACAGGAGATCATTTTGGAGAGGTTATTTGGGGAGAAAACTTAGCGCCAAACGTAAACATAAGAGATCGTTATTACTTTTCTGACGCTAAAAAAACAGACTTTTCTATGTTTGCAAAAGCAACCTTTAGCATCAATGAAAAATTATCTGCCTATGCAGATTTACAAGGACGTTTTGTGGGATACCAAACTGAAGGAATTACCAATGATATTGTTCCTATTGATGTAGATAGAAATTTCAATTTCTTTAACCCCAAATTTGGTTTTACGTATAATATCAACCAAAATAATAATTTATACACCTCTTTTGCAGTTGCTAATAGAGAACCAAACAGAAACGATTTTGAAAACGGAGTTTCTACACCAGAATCTTTGAACGATTTTGAATTTGGATGGCGTTTAAACAATGGAAACATAAAACTAAACACCAATATTTATTATATGGATTATAAAGATCAGTTGGTTTTAACTGGTGCTTTAGATGATGTTGGGCAACCAATTAGAGCAACTTCTGGAAGTAGTTACAGATTAGGTTTAGAAATTGATGCAGATATAAGACTATCTGATAAATTCTCCATAAAACCAAATGCTGCTTTTAGCAACAATAAAAACAGAGGTTTTATAACAGAAATTGAAGGAAGTTTGCAAAATTTGGGGAATACAGATTTATCTTTTTCACCTGATGTAATTATTGGAAACATGTTTATTTATAATCCTTTAGATAATTTACAGTTTACCTTTTTATCAAAATATGTTGGCGAACAATTTATGAGCAATTTAAGCAGCGCTGTTTCCGAAGATGATGTTTTAGATTCGTTTTTTACAAGTGATATCAATATTGTATACCAAATTAAACCAAAGAAAATTTTTAAATCGATAACCTTTACAGCATTGATAAACAATGTTTTTAACGCAGAATATGTAGATAGAGGTTATTATGGAACTTTTAGTTTCCCTGATGGAAATGGAAATACTGTGACTGGAGATTTTGCAGGGTTTTATCCGCAAGCAACCAGAAATTTCTTGTTAGGAGCAACTTTAAACTTCTAAAAAAAGCACAAAAAAAGAGCGATTTAATTTGTTAAATCGCTCTTTTATATATGCTAATTTTGCAATATTATTTAATGTAATCTTCTACGGTTTCATTTAATTCTTCTCGTAAATCATCAAACTTTTCTACCAACTCTTCAATGTTTTGTTTCACATTTTTAAGTGGCGCATTTTTTTCGTTGATTAATTTTGTGTATTCTTCTTGTATGTCTCTAATATCTTCTAAAACTTCTTCTGTTTTTAATGAGGCAGGAACTGTATTTACCAAATTGGTAATTGAACCATTCAAATCTTCTAAACTTTGAATTGTACTATTATACTCTTTACCTTTTAAGTTTAGTAAACTTTTATTGATGGTATTAAATTCACTCCATCCATTTATAGAAATGGCACTTTCATCATTTGAAATATAGAAAACTTCTGTACCATCATTCAACGTTAAATTATATTCTTTTTCTTTTGTGTTGCAAGAAACAATTAAAAGTGATGTGATTGCTATGATCGCTGTAATTTTTTTTATAATTTTCATGAGTTTATCTAATTAATTGAACATCAAAATTACAGCTAATATTAAAAGTAAATTAATGCAATTCAATGGATTATTTGCTCATTCAAAATTTATATAAGTCCTACTATTTAGCATAGAAATAAAATATTATTCTTTAGTTTTCTGCATTTCTGCAGCCTTTCTTTCTAATTCTGCTTGGAAGCCTTCCATGACTAATTCTTAATATAAATTGAAAAAAGTTGTATTTTTGATTGATATGAAAAAACTCTGTGTAATTTCTGGTTGTAATGGTCCAGGAAAAACAACTGCTTCTTAAACAATTTTACCTGAAAATTTAAATTGTGATGAATTTGTAAATGCAGATGAAATTGCAAAAGGTTTATCTCCATTTAACCCTGAATCTACAAGTATTCAAGCTGGTAGATTAATGCTTAACAGAATAAATAGTCTCTTAAATAGTAATAAAAGTTTTGCTTTTGAAACTACTTTATCTACTAGAAGTTTTACCAACTTTATAAAAGAAGCCAAAATCAATGAATATTCAGTAACTTTACTTTTTCTTTGGTTAAACAAAGAAGACTTAGCTGTAAAAAGAGTGCAAGTTCGGGTTAAAGAAGGTGGACACAATATTCCTGAAAACGTTATTAGAAGAAGATATCAAAAAGGATTGTTTAATTTTTTCAATTTATACAAGCCAATTGTAAATAATTGGATGTTTATTAATAATTCTGGTGATTCTTATGAAATTATTGCGCAAGGCACAGAAATTGTAGATGATATATTAAATGAGGCTATTTGGCTTAACTTAAAAGAAAAATACTATGAGTAATAAAGAATTAACAGAGGAAAGAGAAAAAATAGTTAAAGGATTAGAATTGACTTATGAAAGATTGGTGGAGTTTAAAAAACACAAAAAAACTCCTATAATTATTTCTAAAGGCGATGAAATTATTGAGTTAGATCCAGAAAAAGTAAATCCAAAAACTATTTATAAATATCAATAAGATTACTTTTTCTGCATTTCTGCAGCTTTTCTTTCTAATTCTGCTTGAAACTCTTCCATAACAGGTTTTACTGTGCTATCAGGAATATCAGAAACTTTAATGTACATTAAACCATCCACAGCATTGTTAAATTTAGGATCTACATTAAAAGCTACTAAACGTGCATTTTGCTTTACATATTTTTTAATTAAAACAGGAATTCTTAAAGCTCCAGGTTCAATTTCATCGATAATTTTATCGAACTTTTGCATGTCTGCTTTTGTGGCATCAAACACAAAATCTTTATCACCATCTTTTAACTTTACTTTGTATTCTTTCTTCGGATAAATATATTGAGCCACATAAGGATCGTAATAATGAGATTTCATAAACTCAATCATTAACGATTTAGAAAAGTCTGAAAATTGGTTGCTTATAGAAACACCACCCATTAAATATTTGTATTCTGGATAACGTAAAGTAACATGTACAATTCCTTTCCAAAGTAAAAAAAGTGGCATTGGTTTTTGTTGATATTCGCTAATAATGAAAGCTCTACCCATTTCTATGGTATTTTCCATCATTTGATGCAATTCTGGCTCAATCCTGAACAACGTTTGAATATAAAAACCGTTAATTCCGTATTTTTTATAAATTTCTTTTCCAAGGCCCATTCTGTAAGCGCCAGCCAAACAATTTGCCTCTCTGTCCCACAATAATAAATGATGATAATATTTATCGAACTTATCTAAATCAATTTCTTTATTAGTTCCTTCGCCAACTTCTCTAAACGTAATTTCACGCAATCTCCCAATTTCATGCAACAAATTAGGAATGTCTTTAGCACTTGCAAAAAACACTTCGTAATTTTTAGTTTCTAATAATCTTGTTTCTTTTTTTCTTAAAACATCTATTTCTTTTACAAATAAATTCGGATTTCTTTGCGCTGTAATTTTCTTAGCAGGTTTTTTTATTTTTATTTTTTCAGTTGACAATATTTTCGTCTTTTTCTCAAAAGGATTTGCCAACATATAGGTCTTTTTCCTAATAAACTCAGAAAAAGCAGGAAGCTCTGTAAACGCATCTTGGTCTGCCACAGAAATCGGTTTCCCAATTCTCACTTTAATAGTTCTGCCTTCTTGGGATATTACTTCAGATGGTAGTTTTGCAGTT
The DNA window shown above is from Polaribacter sp. Hel_I_88 and carries:
- a CDS encoding TonB-dependent receptor, which translates into the protein MKKISIFLFLFVSTLANAQSFKLSGKVIDTNKEPLPGASILVKEINKGTSADFDGNFNFTLQKGTYTLEVSFIGYKTISEKITLSKDLEYVVELNADETVLDEVLVAAVRANADIPVTFSNLSKKEIAKRNLGQDIPILLNYLPSVVSSTDGGAGIGYTYMSVRGSNNERINVTVNGIPYNDAESHGTFWVNLGDFASSTENLQLQRGVGTSTNGSGAFGASLNILTDAVSEEAFGEISNSFGSFNTRKHTVKFSTGKLNNNIEIAGRLSNISTDGYVDRASADLKSYFLQGSYSDENTLIKAITFGGKELTYQAWFGLTADELAEDRRQNPYTYDNEVDDYSQNHYQLHWNEKLNNNWSTNLALNYTKGAGFFEQFKEDETAADFNNIIVDGSDVIVRRWLDNDFYVFNFNTNYKTDKINFITGISYSHYTGDHFGEVIWGENLAPNVNIRDRYYFSDAKKTDFSMFAKATFSINEKLSAYADLQGRFVGYQTEGITNDIVPIDVDRNFNFFNPKFGFTYNINQNNNLYTSFAVANREPNRNDFENGVSTPESLNDFEFGWRLNNGNIKLNTNIYYMDYKDQLVLTGALDDVGQPIRATSGSSYRLGLEIDADIRLSDKFSIKPNAAFSNNKNRGFITEIEGSLQNLGNTDLSFSPDVIIGNMFIYNPLDNLQFTFLSKYVGEQFMSNLSSAVSEDDVLDSFFTSDINIVYQIKPKKIFKSITFTALINNVFNAEYVDRGYYGTFSFPDGNGNTVTGDFAGFYPQATRNFLLGATLNF
- a CDS encoding zeta toxin family protein, encoding MAKGLSPFNPESTSIQAGRLMLNRINSLLNSNKSFAFETTLSTRSFTNFIKEAKINEYSVTLLFLWLNKEDLAVKRVQVRVKEGGHNIPENVIRRRYQKGLFNFFNLYKPIVNNWMFINNSGDSYEIIAQGTEIVDDILNEAIWLNLKEKYYE
- a CDS encoding BamA/TamA family outer membrane protein; this encodes MSSFLAKSRNNFVEIINHNMKSHQSKNKIQNLVLTIFIFLFVFSINSQEKEEKKGSGLDNFVETFTFYPNKKKVAKDSSLYLAKIITAPIVSYSPETNFGFGVGAKYLFKFKGSGDETRTSNMPVSMLYTLNNQFFIYSGFEIFTNQEKWVISGNIIFQNYPRLYYGIGQNSPDTNEEIYDTYQFLIEPILLKQAFTRYLFLGGGFRYNTVYDTTIEEDGLLDVNMPTGFDGSTSTGVELALLYDSRDNILNASKGWYFELTKGFYNTSLGGTHDFDLTRFDLRHYMKISQKNDDVLAFQAIGHFANGDVPLAELALFGNEQMMRGYIEGRYIEENLLAAQVEYRKTFKDSRFGFVAFVGAGDAFNKSTDLSLNDLKLNYGVGLRFMLDKKEKLNIRFDYGAGNESDGNFYVNIAEAF
- a CDS encoding DUF3575 domain-containing protein codes for the protein MKKITLLILLFASTFAIAQEKEEEKDPQDINKNHEIKINAFNLIAFSSIDLSYERLLNSESSAGVAVFYNFSEYGNDDVGFPKKFSITPYYRWFFSENSYARGFFIEGFGMLNTYQDIEYFFNDTENIKTETSFALGISAGGKFATKSGFTTEVYLGIGRNLTNSNNDEDFFQNEIIGRFGISLGYRF
- a CDS encoding DUF3575 domain-containing protein, which gives rise to MKKLLLLSALFISSFTFSQKEIKLDIADALVIRSLEFSYEQYINTESSFGVSALFNLAKQDVDFRYNENVMITPYYRHYFTTDYTWNFFGEGFLGINSGKDLNVDTSLTTTYTNYTDAALGVAAGLKYVANGGLTIDAYAGIGRNLFGSNSPTLVPRIGVNVGWRL
- a CDS encoding efflux RND transporter periplasmic adaptor subunit gives rise to the protein MKNIALLLISVLFFACGNQEKKIETVSETTENSNLITISKQQFESEKMAFGELVEHQFYNTIKTTGIIDVPPENRASVSTFMGGYVTKIPLLIGDKVKKGQIVATLQNPEFVEIQQDYLEISAQLSYLKNEFERQKTLYNEQITSEKNYLKAESSYKSNLATYNGLRKKLQMMHLNPNTIEKGEISSTINLYAPINGFVTKVNVSNGSYISSANEVLEIINTEHIHLELNVFEKDILKIKKEQKIEFKIPEASTKSFEAEVYLVGTFVNNDRTIKVHGHINHKEQTNFITGMFIDASIIYSENKEISLPKSAVLKNENNAFVFVLNDENKDAYVFEKIKITTQLEDENFVQIENHQSLQNKKILTEGLSMF
- the arfB gene encoding alternative ribosome rescue aminoacyl-tRNA hydrolase ArfB; this encodes MDVENIIKELNFKAIRSSGAGGQHVNKTSSKIELTFDLENSNSLSDDEKTLLKTKLSSKLTNENVLILFCEETRSQHRNKDLAIKRFLGLIKTNLIRPKKRKKTKPSKGVIKKRLETKQRTSVKKALRKRPKLD
- a CDS encoding lysophospholipid acyltransferase family protein, producing the protein MALVTSKEISQVIGLEKFGFLGTFLGWSLLRVLRISTINKIYEKNKHKADLDFLNGVLDDCSIKFEIPEEDLKRIPTNGAFITVSNHPLGGIDGVLLLKLLIEKRADYKIIANFLLHRIEPLKPYVMPVNPFETRKDAKSSVAGIKSALLHLREGKPLGIFPAGEVSTYKDGKLKVDKPWEEGAVRLIKKAQVPVIPIYFHAKNSRLFYFLSKISDTLRTAKLPSEVISQEGRTIKVRIGKPISVADQDAFTELPAFSEFIRKKTYMLANPFEKKTKILSTEKIKIKKPAKKITAQRNPNLFVKEIDVLRKKETRLLETKNYEVFFASAKDIPNLLHEIGRLREITFREVGEGTNKEIDLDKFDKYYHHLLLWDREANCLAGAYRMGLGKEIYKKYGINGFYIQTLFRIEPELHQMMENTIEMGRAFIISEYQQKPMPLFLLWKGIVHVTLRYPEYKYLMGGVSISNQFSDFSKSLMIEFMKSHYYDPYVAQYIYPKKEYKVKLKDGDKDFVFDATKADMQKFDKIIDEIEPGALRIPVLIKKYVKQNARLVAFNVDPKFNNAVDGLMYIKVSDIPDSTVKPVMEEFQAELERKAAEMQKK